One segment of Mugil cephalus isolate CIBA_MC_2020 chromosome 14, CIBA_Mcephalus_1.1, whole genome shotgun sequence DNA contains the following:
- the vars2 gene encoding valine--tRNA ligase, mitochondrial has translation MRMWRAGRGPSLWLAGGGAARLCSSNTPKTPSSSSSHLKSPRPQAEKLRRRRERDEAILSGQRNSTEDTSAKWSEKQKIVYTAHTPPGTKKDTSLPFPSSYSPEYVESSWYQWWEKEGFFSPEQHEQLSHSVDQTFSLCIPPPNVTGTLHLGHALTVAVEDALVRWRRMQGYRVLWVPGCDHAGIATQAVVERKLLREKGKHRQDFTREEFLQEVWKWKNSKGEEIYHQLRMLGASLDWSRACFTMDPGFSRAVTTAFVKLCDSGLIYRSEGLVSWSCALESAISDIEVDAKELSGQTMLAVPGYENKVEFGTMYTFAYPVEGHDMEVAVSTTRPETMLGDVAVAVHPDDPRYEAVHGKQCRHPFTYRLLPIITDTMVDMELGTGAVKVTPAHDHTDFLLSQRHSLPRPTVIEGNGTMTSSCGEWLEGVKRFDARQLVVDALVEKKLFRGKTNHATTLPICSRSGDVIEPLLKKQWFVRCEEMAKNAIKAVDNGQLEIIPHYYTKTWKNWLSNISDWCISRQLWWGHQIPAYQVELPNSTDKQEEQWVWGENEDEARQKAAVKYGVKPEAVTLTRDPDVLDTWFSSGLFPFAMLGWPEQTTDLQRFYPNSILETGSDLIFFWVARMVMLGTELTGQLPFKQVLFHSLVRDKYGRKMSKSLGNVIDPLDVIHGVSLERLQEKVKEGNIDPKEQLVAMEAQKKDFPKGIPQCGTDALRFALCSHKMQGEDISLSISQVLSCRHFCNKIWQTLRFTLGVLGDNTTPVGTLEETTPLSSMDRWICSRLHSTVAQCEKALEAYELHIVTSALYSFWVHNLCDVYMEYAKPVLAQEDKGAVVQADTNSSGRARQVASTILYHCVSTSLAMLSPFMPFLTEELWQRLQPFRPDAGAHTSLCLEPYPHSSQLAHWHYPEEERDFLLVQDVIRAARSLRAQCGMTKEKPVMWATCSPRQAQVLLKFESAVWTLGRISRLQIYCPDGADNVPSVHATPPPKGSLIGVVDHTCQLHLHIQGGINIDKQIQQLSQRRHKLVPKLDEILCRVQSPDYLIKVPAHVRQQMDEKVSAMQQELKIIEDQLKELQKTLRTEE, from the exons ATGAGGATGTGGAGGGCAGGCCGTGGTCCGAGTTTGTGGTTGGCCGGCGGCGGAGCAGCCAGGCTCTGTTCAAGCAACACCCCGAAGAcaccgtcctcctcctcatctcatTTAAAGTCTCCACGACCCCAAGCTGAGAAACTGAGGCGTAGACGAGAGCGTGACGAGGCGATACTGTCAGGTCAACGCAAT AGCACTGAAGATACATCAGCTAAATGGAGCGAGAAGCAGAAGATAGTTTACACTGCTCACACACCTCCTGGGACAAAAAAAG ACACCAGCTTGCCATTTCCATCCTCTTACAGTCCAGAGTATGTGGAGTCCAGCTGGTATCAGTGGTGGGAGAAAGAGGGATTCTTCAGTCCAGAACAACAT GAACAGCTGTCTCACAGTGTGGACCAGACCTTCTCTCTGTGTATCCCTCCACCAAATGTGACTGGTACACTGCACTTGGGCCATGCACTGACTGTAGCTGTAGAAGATGCTCTGGTTCGATG GAGGAGAATGCAGGGCTACAGGGTGCTGTGGGTCCCTGGATGTGACCACGCAGGAATAGCAACACAG GCAGTGGTGGAGAGGAAACTTTTGAGGGAAAAAGGGAAACACAGGCAGGACTTCACCAGAGAAGAGTTTCTACAGGAGGTTTGGAAATGGAAGAACAG TAAAGGAGAAGAGATCTACCATCAGCTGAGGATGCTTGGAGCTTCTCTAGACTGGAGTAGAGCCTGTTTCACTATGGATCCA GGTTTTAGCAGGGCTGTAACTACGGCCTTCGTCAAACTGTGTGACTCTGGGCTGATATATCGCTCAGAGGGTTTGGTCAGTTGGAGCTGTGCACTTGAATCTGCCATCTCTGACATAGAG GTTGATGCAAAGGAGCTTTCTGGACAAACTATGTTGGCTGTTCCTGGGTATGAAAATAAGGTGGAGTTTGGAACTATGTATACCTTTGCTTACCCTGTAGAGGGCCACG ATATGGAGGTGGCGGTGTCCACTACACGTCCTGAGACTATGCTTGGAGATGTGGCTGTAGCCGTTCACCCAGATGATCCTCGATATGAG GCTGTTCATGGAAAGCAGTGCAGACATCCTTTCACCTATAGACTCCTGCCTATCATCACTGATACAATGGTGGACATGGAACTTGGAACTG GTGCAGTGAAGGTGACTCCTGCTCATGACCACACAGACTTCCTGCTGTCACAGAGACATTCACTGCCACGTCCCACAGTGATTGAAGGAAATGGGACAATGACGTCATCCTGTGGAGAGTGGCTCGAG GGCGTGAAGCGTTTTGATGCCAGACAGCTTGTTGTGGATGCTTTGGtagaaaagaaactgtttaGAGGAAAGACAAATCATGCCACAACTTTACCCATCTGCAG CCGCTCAGGAGATGTCATTGAACCTCTTCTCAAGAAGCAGTGGTTCGTCCGTTGTGAAGAAATGGCTAAAAACGCTATAAAG GCTGTTGATAATGGGCAACTGGAAATCATTCCTCACTACTACACTAAGACATGGAAGAACTGGTTGTCGAACATAAG TGATTGGTGCATATCCAGGCAGCTTTGGTGGGGTCATCAGATCCCTGCTTACCAAGTTGAACTTCCTAATTCTACAGACAAGCAAGAG GAGCAGTGGGTTTGGGGAGAGAACGAAGACGAGGCCAGACAGAAAGCAGCTGTCAAATATGGAGTGAAGCCAGAAGCTGTCACGTTGACTCGGG ACCCAGATGTCCTTGATACATGGTTCTCCTCTGGGCTCTTTCCCTTTGCAATGCTTGGCTGGCCAGAACAG aCCACTGACCTTCAGCGCTTCTATCCCAACTCCATTTTGGAGACAGGCAGCGACCTCATCTTCTTTTGGGTGGCAAGGATGGTAATGCTAGGAACAGAGTTAACCGGACAGTTACCCTTTAAACag GTTCTGTTTCACTCGCTAGTGAGAGATAAATATGGCAGAAAAATGAGTAAATCTCTGGGAAATGTCATCGACCCATTAGATGTTATACACGGAGTTTCCCTGGAG AGACTTCAAGAGAAAGTGAAGGAGGGTAACATTGACCCAAAGGAGCAGCTGGTTGCCATGGAAGCACAG AAGAAGGACTTCCCCAAGGGAATACCTCAGTGTGGGACTGATGCTTTGCGATTTGCACTTTGTTCTCACAAAATGCAGG GAGAAGACATTAGTCTGTCCATCTCTCAGGTCCTGAGCTGCAGACATTTCTGTAATAAAATTTGGCAGACTCTAAGATTCACACTTGGAGTGCTTGGTGACAACACAACACCAGTGGGGACACTGGAAGAg ACAACTCCTCTAAGCAGCATGGACCGATGGATTTGCTCCAGACTCCACAGCACAGTAGCACAGTGTGAGAAGGCCCTTGAAGCTTATGAGCTGCACATTGTCACATCTGCCCTTTACTCCTTCTGGGTCCATAACTTGTGTGATGTCTACATG GAGTATGCAAAGCCTGTGCTGGCCCAGGAGGATAAGGGGGCAGTGGTACAAGCAGATACAAACAGCAGTGGCAGAGCGAGGCAGGTGGCCAGCACTATCCTCTATCACTGTGTGTCTACGTCTCTGGCCATGCTCTCCCCCTTCATGCCTTTCCTCACTGAGGAGCTGTGGCAGAGACTCCAGCCATTCAGACCTGATGCTGGTGCCCATACCAGCCTGTGTTTAGAGCCGTACCCACACTCCTCTCAGCTG GCGCACTGGCATTATCCCGAAGAGGAAAGAGACTTCCTGCTGGTCCAGGATGTGATCCGAGCGGCCCGATCTCTACGAGCACAGTGTGGCATGACCAAAGAAAAACCTGTCA TGTGGGCAACGTGTTCACCCAGACAGGCCCAGGTCCTCCTCAAGTTTGAGTCAGCTGTTTGGACTTTAGGTCGGATATCCAGGCTCCAAATCTACTGTCCTGACGGTGCAGATAACGTCCCCTCTGTCCACGCTACTCCTCCGCCTAAAGGAAGCCTCATAGGTGTGGTGGACCACACATGTCAGCTACATCTTCACATCCAA GGTGGAATAAACATTGACAAACAGATCCAGCAGCTCTCTCAGCGCAGACACAAGCTTGTTCCAAAGCTGGATGAAATTCTTTGCAGAGTCCAATCTCCAGACTACCTAATCAAGGTTCCTGCTCATGTCAGGCAGCAGATGGACGAAAAG GTGTCAGCTATGCAGCAGGAACTGAAGATCATTGAAGATCAGCTGAAAGAGCTGCAAAAGACGCTTAGAACTGAAGAATAA
- the mgat1b gene encoding alpha-1,3-mannosyl-glycoprotein 2-beta-N-acetylglucosaminyltransferase b, whose protein sequence is MVRKKGSLILCGAFLFVTWNALLLLYLWGRPPIGRLGEGGGAEPGGKEEWGVGRGKGVNLAGEVIRLAEEVELQLENQKKLLKQIESHRAVWARQKDVGKRETDDLKEVEEVVAQPLKTLLPLKNSVDQTEQKHTQKPVQTVAPGSNLEKHRTTEIKEDTLENNKMTTSASSPEVVIPILVIACDRVTVKRSLDRLIQYRPSPELYPIIVSQDCGHAETARVIGSYGDQVTHISQPDLSDIKVRPEHRKFQGYYKIARHYRWALNQVFNTLSHSNVVIVEDDLEVAPDFFEYFRALHPILHSDSTLWCVSAWNDNGRDALVDPSKAELLYRTDFFPGLGWMLLKEMWEELEPKWPSAFWDDWMRQPEQRKDRSCIRPEISRTITFGRKGVSLGQFFDQYLRYIKLNTEFVPFTKQDLSYLLKEKYEEKFIKEVYSAPLVKIEDLQQGGSLRGPGPYRVQYSSRDSFKVFARNLGVMDDLKSGVPRTGYRGIVSFLYRGRRVFLAPPEGWTQYDISWS, encoded by the exons ATGGTTCGCAAGAAAGGTTCTCTTATACTATGCGGTGCTTTCCTGTTTGTCACCTGGAATGCTTTGCTTCTACTTTATCTTTGGGGTCGCCCTCCTATTGGCCGCCTCGGAGAAGGTGGTGGAGCTGAAccaggaggaaaagaggagtgGGGCGTGGGTAGAGGGAAAGGAGTCAACCTTGCCGGGGAGGTGATCCGGCTTGCAGAGGAGGTCGAGCTTCAGCTTGAGAACCAGAAAAAGCTACTTAAGCAGATTGAAAGTCACAGAGCAGTGTGGGCTCGACAGAAAGACGTTGGGAAAAGAGAAACGGATGACCTAAAAGAAGTGGAAGAGGTTGTTGCCCAGCCACTAAAAACTCTGCTTCCTCTCAAAAACTCAGTGGaccaaactgaacaaaaacatacacagaagCCTGTTCAAACTGTGGCTCCAGGCTCAAATTTAGAAAAACATCGCACTACTGAAATAAAGGAAGATACCCTTGAGAACAATAAAATGACGACTTCTGCTTCTAGTCCAGAAGTTGTCATTCCTATTCTAGTTATTGCTTGTGACAGAGTGACAGTAAAGCGAAGCCTTGACAGACTGATACAATACCGCCCTTCTCCAGAACTATATCCAATCATTGTCAGCCAAGACTGTGGTCATGCAGAGACAGCTCGTGTGATTGGCTCATATGGAGATCAAGTGACACACATAAGCCAACCGGACCTGTCTGACATCAAAGTCCGGCCAGAGCACAGGAAGTTTCAGGGCTACTATAAAATTGCCCGGCATTACCGTTGGGCACTCAACCAAGTTTTCAACACGTTGTCCCATTCTAATGTGGTCATTGTGGAGGATGACCTCGAG GTGGCACCAGATTTCTTTGAGTATTTCCGAGCTCTGCATCCGATCTTGCATTCTGACTCCACCCTGTGGTGTGTTTCTGCCTGGAATGACAACGGTAGAGACGCTTTGGTGGACCCATCCAAAGCTGAGCTGCTCTACAGAACAGACTTCTTCCCTGGTCTAGGCTGGATGCTGCTGAAAGAGAtgtgggaggagctggagccCAAATGGCCCTCGGCCTTCTGGGACGACTGGATGCGTCAACCGGAGCAGCGAAAGGACCGCTCTTGCATCCGCCCTGAAATCTCTCGGACTATCACATTTGGTCGGAAAGGTGTCAGTTTAGGTCAGTTCTTTGACCAGTACCTTCGTTACATTAAGCTAAACACTGAATTTGTGCCTTTTACCAAACAGGATTTGTCATATTTGTTAAAAGAGAAGTATGAAGAAAAGTTTATCAAAGAGGTTTATAGCGCCCCGTTGGTGAAGATTGAGGACCTCCAGCAAGGGGGTAGTTTAAGAGGTCCTGGACCATACAGGGTGCAGTATTCCAGCAGGGACAGTTTTAAAGTGTTCGCTCGAAATCTGGGGGTGATGGATGACTTAAAATCTGGAGTTCCTCGTACTGGTTATAGGGGCATAGTCAGCTTCCTGTACCGGGGACGAAGAGTTTTCTTGGCTCCACCAGAGGGCTGGACACAGTATGACATCAGCTGGAGTTAA
- the polr1h gene encoding DNA-directed RNA polymerase I subunit RPA12: MSCFSGDPNFCPECGSVLPLPGIPDTVRCPRCSFCISVAEFSGQEIHSTIVFNPVEQSSMALEGGEDSELKGPVIDRRCSRCNKEGMIYHTRQMRSADEGQTVFFTCIHCRYQEKEDS, encoded by the exons ATGTCGTGTTTTTCTGGTGATCCCAACTTTTGCCCTGAATGTGGGAGCGTTCTCCCTCTCCCTGGGATACCGGACACGGTTCGCTGCCCCCGCTGCTCTTTCTGCATCTCTGTAGCAG AATTCTCAGGCCAAGAGATCCACTCAACCATTGTCTTCAACCCAGTGGAGCAGTCGTCTATGGCTCTGGAGGGTGGGGAAGACTCTGAACTGAAGGGGCCTGTG ATTGATAGACGCTGCTCTCGTTGCAACAAAGAGGGGATGATTTACCACACCAGGCAGATGAGATCTGCAGATGAAGGGCAGACTGTCTTCTTTACCTGTATACACTGCAG GTATCAAGAGAAGGAGGACTCCTGA